One Microplitis mediator isolate UGA2020A chromosome 3, iyMicMedi2.1, whole genome shotgun sequence DNA segment encodes these proteins:
- the LOC130666110 gene encoding post-GPI attachment to proteins factor 3 isoform X2: MTNFLLILFIHIFIFTNVSASTGDRSQFYRQCLIVCYSSSCKHNVDFEIVSFDDDGFLSWSCEENCRYDCMWETVNHFTEHGLKVPQFHGKWPFIRMFGFQEPASVIFSILNFYAHIMMYRKFRREIKSSMPMSLIWTYFTVVCLNAWFWSAVFHARDKPFTEVMDYSCAFTMVITLLYCMLIRIFYKNNKLFAVITFGYISMLSVHLSHLWSGKINYGYNMKINIVFGFLTFLITVIWWYRNSSKLTHSYLIGWFTILTVAVTLLEVADFPPIFWTLDAHALWHASTAPLVYLLYKFMISDCHYLRKQYSYQVIP; this comes from the exons ATGACAAActtcttattaattttatttatacatatatttatatttacaaatgtaTCAGCTTCTACGGGTGATAGATCACAATTTTACAGGCAGTGTTTGATTGTTTGTTATTCCAGTAGTTGTAAGCACA acGTTGACTTTGAAATCGTCTCATTTGATGACGATGGATTTTTATCGTGGTCATGTGAAGAAAATTGCCGATATGATTGCATGTGGGAAACAGTCAATCATTTTACTGAACACGGACTTAAAGTTCCGCAATTTCATGGCAag TGGCCATTTATTAGAATGTTTGGATTCCAAGAGCCAGCGTCagtaatattttcaattttgaatttctatgCGCACATTATGATGTACCGTAAATTTCGTCGGGAAATAAAATCGTCTATGCCAATGTCTTTAATCTGGACTTATTTTACTGTC gtTTGTTTGAATGCTTGGTTCTGGTCAGCAGTTTTCCACGCAAGAGATAAACCATTTACCGAAGTGATGGACTACTCTTGTGCATTTACGATGGTCATAACACTTTTATACTGTATGCtgataagaatattttataaaaacaataaattatttgctgTGATAACTTTCGGGTACATCAGTATGCTCTCCGTTCATTTGTCCCATTTGTGGTCAGGGAAAATTAACTACGGATacaatatgaaaattaatatagtATTTg GATTTTTGACGTTTCTTATCACAGTTATTTGGTGGTATCGTAATTCTTCAAAACTTACTCATTCTTATCTTATCGGATGGTTTACTATCTTGACTGTGGCTGTTACTCTATTAGAGGTAGCAGATTTTCCTCCAATATTTTGGACCCTTGACGCCCATGCCCTCTGGCACGCTTCCACTGCTCCTCTTGTTTATCTTTtatacaa atTTATGATCTCAGACTGCCATTATTTAAGAAAGCAATATAGTTATCAG GTGAttccttaa
- the LOC130666110 gene encoding post-GPI attachment to proteins factor 3 isoform X3, with product MTNFLLILFIHIFIFTNVSASTGDRSQFYRQCLIVCYSSSCKHNVDFEIVSFDDDGFLSWSCEENCRYDCMWETVNHFTEHGLKVPQFHGKWPFIRMFGFQEPASVIFSILNFYAHIMMYRKFRREIKSSMPMSLIWTYFTVVCLNAWFWSAVFHARDKPFTEVMDYSCAFTMVITLLYCMLIRIFYKNNKLFAVITFGYISMLSVHLSHLWSGKINYGYNMKINIVFGFLTFLITVIWWYRNSSKLTHSYLIGWFTILTVAVTLLEIYDLRLPLFKKAI from the exons ATGACAAActtcttattaattttatttatacatatatttatatttacaaatgtaTCAGCTTCTACGGGTGATAGATCACAATTTTACAGGCAGTGTTTGATTGTTTGTTATTCCAGTAGTTGTAAGCACA acGTTGACTTTGAAATCGTCTCATTTGATGACGATGGATTTTTATCGTGGTCATGTGAAGAAAATTGCCGATATGATTGCATGTGGGAAACAGTCAATCATTTTACTGAACACGGACTTAAAGTTCCGCAATTTCATGGCAag TGGCCATTTATTAGAATGTTTGGATTCCAAGAGCCAGCGTCagtaatattttcaattttgaatttctatgCGCACATTATGATGTACCGTAAATTTCGTCGGGAAATAAAATCGTCTATGCCAATGTCTTTAATCTGGACTTATTTTACTGTC gtTTGTTTGAATGCTTGGTTCTGGTCAGCAGTTTTCCACGCAAGAGATAAACCATTTACCGAAGTGATGGACTACTCTTGTGCATTTACGATGGTCATAACACTTTTATACTGTATGCtgataagaatattttataaaaacaataaattatttgctgTGATAACTTTCGGGTACATCAGTATGCTCTCCGTTCATTTGTCCCATTTGTGGTCAGGGAAAATTAACTACGGATacaatatgaaaattaatatagtATTTg GATTTTTGACGTTTCTTATCACAGTTATTTGGTGGTATCGTAATTCTTCAAAACTTACTCATTCTTATCTTATCGGATGGTTTACTATCTTGACTGTGGCTGTTACTCTATTAGAG atTTATGATCTCAGACTGCCATTATTTAAGAAAGCAATATAG
- the LOC130666110 gene encoding post-GPI attachment to proteins factor 3 isoform X1, whose translation MTNFLLILFIHIFIFTNVSASTGDRSQFYRQCLIVCYSSSCKHNVDFEIVSFDDDGFLSWSCEENCRYDCMWETVNHFTEHGLKVPQFHGKWPFIRMFGFQEPASVIFSILNFYAHIMMYRKFRREIKSSMPMSLIWTYFTVVCLNAWFWSAVFHARDKPFTEVMDYSCAFTMVITLLYCMLIRIFYKNNKLFAVITFGYISMLSVHLSHLWSGKINYGYNMKINIVFGFLTFLITVIWWYRNSSKLTHSYLIGWFTILTVAVTLLEVADFPPIFWTLDAHALWHASTAPLVYLLYKFMISDCHYLRKQYSYQVISDIHVE comes from the exons ATGACAAActtcttattaattttatttatacatatatttatatttacaaatgtaTCAGCTTCTACGGGTGATAGATCACAATTTTACAGGCAGTGTTTGATTGTTTGTTATTCCAGTAGTTGTAAGCACA acGTTGACTTTGAAATCGTCTCATTTGATGACGATGGATTTTTATCGTGGTCATGTGAAGAAAATTGCCGATATGATTGCATGTGGGAAACAGTCAATCATTTTACTGAACACGGACTTAAAGTTCCGCAATTTCATGGCAag TGGCCATTTATTAGAATGTTTGGATTCCAAGAGCCAGCGTCagtaatattttcaattttgaatttctatgCGCACATTATGATGTACCGTAAATTTCGTCGGGAAATAAAATCGTCTATGCCAATGTCTTTAATCTGGACTTATTTTACTGTC gtTTGTTTGAATGCTTGGTTCTGGTCAGCAGTTTTCCACGCAAGAGATAAACCATTTACCGAAGTGATGGACTACTCTTGTGCATTTACGATGGTCATAACACTTTTATACTGTATGCtgataagaatattttataaaaacaataaattatttgctgTGATAACTTTCGGGTACATCAGTATGCTCTCCGTTCATTTGTCCCATTTGTGGTCAGGGAAAATTAACTACGGATacaatatgaaaattaatatagtATTTg GATTTTTGACGTTTCTTATCACAGTTATTTGGTGGTATCGTAATTCTTCAAAACTTACTCATTCTTATCTTATCGGATGGTTTACTATCTTGACTGTGGCTGTTACTCTATTAGAGGTAGCAGATTTTCCTCCAATATTTTGGACCCTTGACGCCCATGCCCTCTGGCACGCTTCCACTGCTCCTCTTGTTTATCTTTtatacaa atTTATGATCTCAGACTGCCATTATTTAAGAAAGCAATATAGTTATCAGGTAATATCAGACATTCATGTTGAGTAA
- the LOC130666108 gene encoding integrin alpha-PS1 isoform X1, with protein sequence MKLAWIIFVLIYGALGFNLEWRIPVIKRGKSESYFGYSVAEHQEILENDNKSISWILVGAPLDQNRQPGTNRSGALWQCPLTTNSRDCVQVITDGRQAEDGLIDPNIDSDELIPPGNDEIKDGQWLGVTVRSQGVGGKVMVCAHRHIVKTADSQWGQGHCYILTQDLQYDDLKKPCSGKPTKKAHEQFGYCQAGTSGILTPEDRVVIGTPGPHTWRGTMYVFTVSDEFLLRDNTVYNAPMQDASPVSKYSYLGMSVTVGNFFGKGLAYASGAPRSNGTGQVVVLTRQNSRPDMDVALVLNGEQFASSFGYEIAAADVNGDEITDLIVSAPFYFNKAEGGAVYIYTSLCRHNKDNDKCKPTKLVGREESRFGFALANLRDLNKDGYEDLAIGAPYEGKGTVYIYLGSKNGIITTPSQVIHSEDTPVPLRTFGYSLSGGIDMDKNGYPDLLIGAYDDDAVALLRARKIIDITTSVRYARKDGTYQDKIEAIDPNKFGCSSDPTSNHTCFAFEACCKTESLTRNEGMLNLKLNYHIEAETYSGVKKFSRVWFGFGKNKPHYINRTVTLDPTKLMHCQREIVYLKENTRDIQSPIKFRLNYTLVQEEPIMPAEGNLLPDINNYPILNQQEAARIFEATFQKDCGDNEICESDLQVDAKLNLSASVVKPNFYELLLGEVEEVVVDVNTVNIGESAYEAQLFISHSPSLNYIASKSNESIICNLYNSTLVICSIGNPFRKDNAVNVQVRFDPKGVEDNEPQLNFVIFANSTSKEVQEKQPIRLQAIVLKRAELSIKGSAKTQWAYYGGPVVGESAIKHLNEVGPKVSHMYEVFNEGPWKVRTVEVVISWPYEVANDKKHGKWLLYLEEMPTVSHVGDGECILPPGYVVNPLKLLGSVSYDDLDPFPSTTSSPVNYYRNRTINHIRDRRDIEKVVSTRMTTDRDGHSRQIVSMNCKTGTAKCFDIKCIIYNLQRKQEATITVKARLWNSTLVEDYPKVDQVKIGSNARIVIPPNIEIQQENLKNDQATAETIAYPDLGDQQDSEPVPIWIIIVAICAGLLLLILLTLILWKLGFFKRRRPDPTLSGNLEKHRDDNPEHEALFKH encoded by the exons atgaagctGGCTTGGATTATTTTTGTGCTGATTTATGGAGCGTTGGGTTTCAATCTCGAGTGGAGGATACCTGTTATCAAACGAGGAAAGAGTGAATCTTATTTTGGGTACTCAGTAGCAGAGCACCAAGAAATACTTGAGAATGATAACAAGTCAATAAGCTG gaTTTTAGTCGGCGCACCTTTGGATCAAAATAGACAACCTGGTACTAATAGATCTGGGGCATTGTGGCAGTGTCCATTGACCACAAATTCACGGGATTGTGTTCAAGTTATTACTGATGGTCGACAAG CTGAAGACGGTCTAATTGATCCAA ataTTGATTCCGATGAATTAATTCCCCCGGGAAACGACGAGATAAAAGACGGACAGTGGCTTGGGGTGACAGTAAGAAGTCAAGGGGTCGGTGGTAAAGTTATGGTCTGCGCCCATCGGCACATAGTAAAAACAGCGGACTCACAATGGGGCCAAGGACACTGCTACATTTTGACCCAGGACCTCCAGTACGACGACTTGAAAAAACCCTGCTCGGGAAAACCAACGAAGAAAGCTCACGAGCAATTCGGATACTGTCAAGCTGGAACAAGTGGAATATTAACACCAGAGGATCGTGTCGTGATTGGTACACCTGGTCCACACACCTGGCGTGGTACCATGTACGTTTTCACGGTATCAGATGAATTTTTATTGCGTGACAACACTGTCTATAATGCGCCAATGCAAGACGCATCACCTGTTAGCAAGTACAGTTATCTGGGAATGTCTGTCACTGTCGGTAATTTCTTTGGTAAAGGTCTGGCATACGCTTCCGGTGCTCCTAGATCAAATGGAACTGGACAAGTTGTGGTATTGACCCGTCAAAATTCACGTCCTGACATGGATGTCGCACTAGTTTTGAATGGCGAGCAATTCGCCTCGAGTTTCGGTTACGAAATAGCCGCTGCTGATGTCAATGGCGATGAAATAACAGATTTGATTGTCTCTGCTCCGTTTTACTTCAATAAAGCTGAAGGTGGTGCTGTTTATATTTACACATCCTTGTGTAGACACAACAAAGATAATGATAAATGTAAACCAACAAAGCTAGTAGGTCGTGAAGAATCACGTTTTGGATTCGCATTGGCTAACTTAcgtgatttaaataaagatgGGTATGAAGATTTAGCTATAGGTGCACCTTACGAAGGCAAAGGCactgtttatatttatctgGGGTCCAAAAATGGAATCATAACAACGCCATCACAAGTTATACATTCAGAAGACACTCCAGTACCTTTGCGTACATTCGGTTACTCGTTGAGCGGTGGAATTGATATGGACAAAAATGGTTACCCTGATTTATTAATTGGTGCTTATGATGATGATGCCGTTGCTCTACTGCGTGCAAGAAAAATAATCGACATCACAACTTCAGTGCGATACGCTCGCAAAGACGGCACTTATCAGGACAAAATAGAGGCCATTGATCCAAATAAATTCGGGTGTTCATCAGATCCCACATCAAATCACACGTGTTTTGCTTTCGAAGCCTGCTGCAAAACAGAATCACTGACTCGCAATGAGGGAATGCTTAATCTCAAACTGAATTATCACATCGAAGCTGAAACTTACTCTGGTGTGAAAAAATTCTCGCGTGTATGGTTTGgttttggtaaaaataaacCCCATTATATTAATCGTACAGTGACATTAGACCCGACAAAACTGATGCACTGTCAGCGTGAGATCGTTTATTTGAAAGAGAACACGCGTGACATACAATCGCCAATTAAATTCCGCTTGAATTATACCCTAGTACAAGAAGAGCCGATAATGCCAGCTGAGGGAAATTTATTACcagacattaataattatccgATATTAAATCAACAAGAAGCCGCAAGAATATTTGAAGCGACGTTTCAAAAAGATTGCGGTGACAATGAAATATGTGAAAGTGATCTACAAGTTGAcgcgaaattaaatttatctgcgTCAGTTGTCAAGCCAAATTTCTATGAATTGTTGTTGGGTGAAGTGGAAGAGGTTGTTGTTGATGTCAATACTGTCAATATTGGAGAGTCTGCATATGAAGCGCAATTGTTTATAAGTCACTCGCCTAGTCTTAATTACATTGCAAGTAAAAGTAACGAGTCGATTATCTGCAATCTCTATAATTCAACATTAGTAATTTGTTCCATTGGTAATCCGTTCAGAAAAGACAACGCTGTCAATGTTCAAGTGAGATTCGACCCCAAAGGAGTCGAAGACAACGAGCCGCAAttgaattttgttatttttgccAACTCAACATCCAAAGAAGTCCAGGAAAAACAACCGATTCGATTGCAAGCGATCGTACTAAAACGCGCGGAATTGTCAATAAAAGGAAGCGCGAAAACTCAGTGGGCTTATTACGGTGGTCCGGTTGTTGGAGAATCTGCGATAAAACATTTGAATGAAGTCGGCCCTAAAGTATCGCACATGTATGAAGTCTTCAACGAGGGCCCGTGGAAAGTGAGGACCGTAGAAGTTGTAATTTCTTGGCCTTACGAGGTTGCTAATGACAAAAAACACGGCAAGTGGCTGTTGTATCTCGAGGAAATGCCGACAGTAAGTCATGTTGGCGATGGAGAATGCATTTTACCACCTGGTTATGTTGTAAATCCACTGAAATTACTTGGCAGTGTCAGTTATGATGATTTGGATCCATTCCCATCAACGACAAGCTCTCCTGTTAATTATTACCGCAATCGGACAATTAATCACATCAGAGATCGACGGGATATTGAGAAGGTTGTCAGTACGAGAATGACAACTGATCGTGATGGTCATTCACGGCAAATTGTTTCTATG aaTTGTAAAACAGGGACTGCTAAATGCTTTGACATTAAATgcattatttataacttacaACGTAAACAAGAAGCGACCATTACTGTGAAGGCAAG GCTGTGGAATTCAACGCTCGTCGAGGACTATCCGAAGGTTGACCAGGTTAAAATCGGCTCCAATGCTAGAATCGTAATCCCTCCGAATATTGAAATCCAgcaggaaaatttaaaaaacgaccAGGCTACG GCGGAAACGATAGCGTATCCAGATCTAGGCGATCAACAAGACAGTGAACCGGTGCCAATTTGGATAATAATAGTCGCTATTTGTGctggattattattattgatattactgacactaatattatggaaactaGGATTCTTTAAGAGGCGTAGGCCTGATCCTACTCTGTCTGGTAATTTAGAGAAGCATAGAGATGATAATCCAGAGCACGAAGCTTTATTTAAacactaa
- the LOC130666108 gene encoding integrin alpha-PS1 isoform X2: MKLAWIIFVLIYGALGFNLEWRIPVIKRGKSESYFGYSVAEHQEILENDNKSISWILVGAPLDQNRQPGTNRSGALWQCPLTTNSRDCVQVITDGRQDIDSDELIPPGNDEIKDGQWLGVTVRSQGVGGKVMVCAHRHIVKTADSQWGQGHCYILTQDLQYDDLKKPCSGKPTKKAHEQFGYCQAGTSGILTPEDRVVIGTPGPHTWRGTMYVFTVSDEFLLRDNTVYNAPMQDASPVSKYSYLGMSVTVGNFFGKGLAYASGAPRSNGTGQVVVLTRQNSRPDMDVALVLNGEQFASSFGYEIAAADVNGDEITDLIVSAPFYFNKAEGGAVYIYTSLCRHNKDNDKCKPTKLVGREESRFGFALANLRDLNKDGYEDLAIGAPYEGKGTVYIYLGSKNGIITTPSQVIHSEDTPVPLRTFGYSLSGGIDMDKNGYPDLLIGAYDDDAVALLRARKIIDITTSVRYARKDGTYQDKIEAIDPNKFGCSSDPTSNHTCFAFEACCKTESLTRNEGMLNLKLNYHIEAETYSGVKKFSRVWFGFGKNKPHYINRTVTLDPTKLMHCQREIVYLKENTRDIQSPIKFRLNYTLVQEEPIMPAEGNLLPDINNYPILNQQEAARIFEATFQKDCGDNEICESDLQVDAKLNLSASVVKPNFYELLLGEVEEVVVDVNTVNIGESAYEAQLFISHSPSLNYIASKSNESIICNLYNSTLVICSIGNPFRKDNAVNVQVRFDPKGVEDNEPQLNFVIFANSTSKEVQEKQPIRLQAIVLKRAELSIKGSAKTQWAYYGGPVVGESAIKHLNEVGPKVSHMYEVFNEGPWKVRTVEVVISWPYEVANDKKHGKWLLYLEEMPTVSHVGDGECILPPGYVVNPLKLLGSVSYDDLDPFPSTTSSPVNYYRNRTINHIRDRRDIEKVVSTRMTTDRDGHSRQIVSMNCKTGTAKCFDIKCIIYNLQRKQEATITVKARLWNSTLVEDYPKVDQVKIGSNARIVIPPNIEIQQENLKNDQATAETIAYPDLGDQQDSEPVPIWIIIVAICAGLLLLILLTLILWKLGFFKRRRPDPTLSGNLEKHRDDNPEHEALFKH; encoded by the exons atgaagctGGCTTGGATTATTTTTGTGCTGATTTATGGAGCGTTGGGTTTCAATCTCGAGTGGAGGATACCTGTTATCAAACGAGGAAAGAGTGAATCTTATTTTGGGTACTCAGTAGCAGAGCACCAAGAAATACTTGAGAATGATAACAAGTCAATAAGCTG gaTTTTAGTCGGCGCACCTTTGGATCAAAATAGACAACCTGGTACTAATAGATCTGGGGCATTGTGGCAGTGTCCATTGACCACAAATTCACGGGATTGTGTTCAAGTTATTACTGATGGTCGACAAG ataTTGATTCCGATGAATTAATTCCCCCGGGAAACGACGAGATAAAAGACGGACAGTGGCTTGGGGTGACAGTAAGAAGTCAAGGGGTCGGTGGTAAAGTTATGGTCTGCGCCCATCGGCACATAGTAAAAACAGCGGACTCACAATGGGGCCAAGGACACTGCTACATTTTGACCCAGGACCTCCAGTACGACGACTTGAAAAAACCCTGCTCGGGAAAACCAACGAAGAAAGCTCACGAGCAATTCGGATACTGTCAAGCTGGAACAAGTGGAATATTAACACCAGAGGATCGTGTCGTGATTGGTACACCTGGTCCACACACCTGGCGTGGTACCATGTACGTTTTCACGGTATCAGATGAATTTTTATTGCGTGACAACACTGTCTATAATGCGCCAATGCAAGACGCATCACCTGTTAGCAAGTACAGTTATCTGGGAATGTCTGTCACTGTCGGTAATTTCTTTGGTAAAGGTCTGGCATACGCTTCCGGTGCTCCTAGATCAAATGGAACTGGACAAGTTGTGGTATTGACCCGTCAAAATTCACGTCCTGACATGGATGTCGCACTAGTTTTGAATGGCGAGCAATTCGCCTCGAGTTTCGGTTACGAAATAGCCGCTGCTGATGTCAATGGCGATGAAATAACAGATTTGATTGTCTCTGCTCCGTTTTACTTCAATAAAGCTGAAGGTGGTGCTGTTTATATTTACACATCCTTGTGTAGACACAACAAAGATAATGATAAATGTAAACCAACAAAGCTAGTAGGTCGTGAAGAATCACGTTTTGGATTCGCATTGGCTAACTTAcgtgatttaaataaagatgGGTATGAAGATTTAGCTATAGGTGCACCTTACGAAGGCAAAGGCactgtttatatttatctgGGGTCCAAAAATGGAATCATAACAACGCCATCACAAGTTATACATTCAGAAGACACTCCAGTACCTTTGCGTACATTCGGTTACTCGTTGAGCGGTGGAATTGATATGGACAAAAATGGTTACCCTGATTTATTAATTGGTGCTTATGATGATGATGCCGTTGCTCTACTGCGTGCAAGAAAAATAATCGACATCACAACTTCAGTGCGATACGCTCGCAAAGACGGCACTTATCAGGACAAAATAGAGGCCATTGATCCAAATAAATTCGGGTGTTCATCAGATCCCACATCAAATCACACGTGTTTTGCTTTCGAAGCCTGCTGCAAAACAGAATCACTGACTCGCAATGAGGGAATGCTTAATCTCAAACTGAATTATCACATCGAAGCTGAAACTTACTCTGGTGTGAAAAAATTCTCGCGTGTATGGTTTGgttttggtaaaaataaacCCCATTATATTAATCGTACAGTGACATTAGACCCGACAAAACTGATGCACTGTCAGCGTGAGATCGTTTATTTGAAAGAGAACACGCGTGACATACAATCGCCAATTAAATTCCGCTTGAATTATACCCTAGTACAAGAAGAGCCGATAATGCCAGCTGAGGGAAATTTATTACcagacattaataattatccgATATTAAATCAACAAGAAGCCGCAAGAATATTTGAAGCGACGTTTCAAAAAGATTGCGGTGACAATGAAATATGTGAAAGTGATCTACAAGTTGAcgcgaaattaaatttatctgcgTCAGTTGTCAAGCCAAATTTCTATGAATTGTTGTTGGGTGAAGTGGAAGAGGTTGTTGTTGATGTCAATACTGTCAATATTGGAGAGTCTGCATATGAAGCGCAATTGTTTATAAGTCACTCGCCTAGTCTTAATTACATTGCAAGTAAAAGTAACGAGTCGATTATCTGCAATCTCTATAATTCAACATTAGTAATTTGTTCCATTGGTAATCCGTTCAGAAAAGACAACGCTGTCAATGTTCAAGTGAGATTCGACCCCAAAGGAGTCGAAGACAACGAGCCGCAAttgaattttgttatttttgccAACTCAACATCCAAAGAAGTCCAGGAAAAACAACCGATTCGATTGCAAGCGATCGTACTAAAACGCGCGGAATTGTCAATAAAAGGAAGCGCGAAAACTCAGTGGGCTTATTACGGTGGTCCGGTTGTTGGAGAATCTGCGATAAAACATTTGAATGAAGTCGGCCCTAAAGTATCGCACATGTATGAAGTCTTCAACGAGGGCCCGTGGAAAGTGAGGACCGTAGAAGTTGTAATTTCTTGGCCTTACGAGGTTGCTAATGACAAAAAACACGGCAAGTGGCTGTTGTATCTCGAGGAAATGCCGACAGTAAGTCATGTTGGCGATGGAGAATGCATTTTACCACCTGGTTATGTTGTAAATCCACTGAAATTACTTGGCAGTGTCAGTTATGATGATTTGGATCCATTCCCATCAACGACAAGCTCTCCTGTTAATTATTACCGCAATCGGACAATTAATCACATCAGAGATCGACGGGATATTGAGAAGGTTGTCAGTACGAGAATGACAACTGATCGTGATGGTCATTCACGGCAAATTGTTTCTATG aaTTGTAAAACAGGGACTGCTAAATGCTTTGACATTAAATgcattatttataacttacaACGTAAACAAGAAGCGACCATTACTGTGAAGGCAAG GCTGTGGAATTCAACGCTCGTCGAGGACTATCCGAAGGTTGACCAGGTTAAAATCGGCTCCAATGCTAGAATCGTAATCCCTCCGAATATTGAAATCCAgcaggaaaatttaaaaaacgaccAGGCTACG GCGGAAACGATAGCGTATCCAGATCTAGGCGATCAACAAGACAGTGAACCGGTGCCAATTTGGATAATAATAGTCGCTATTTGTGctggattattattattgatattactgacactaatattatggaaactaGGATTCTTTAAGAGGCGTAGGCCTGATCCTACTCTGTCTGGTAATTTAGAGAAGCATAGAGATGATAATCCAGAGCACGAAGCTTTATTTAAacactaa